DNA from Sulfurimonas xiamenensis:
TAACGGCTTTGATTTAAGTGCTGCAAAATCATTTCTTTTAGAGGGTAAACATACTCTAGGAACTCTATTTGAACCAAAACCTAAAACAAAAAAAGAGAAATAAACTCTTCTAATAAAAATTATCGACAACATTTAGCTGTGTTGCCGATACAAACATTACCTATTTTTAATCATAATCTTCTGAAAACTTACTTCTATTTGGAAACTTCTCAATATGATCATAATCATCTTCATCATCATCCCAAGAGTCATCAAACTCATTTTCAAGTACTCTCTCATATCCCATTTTATTGAGCTCATCATCAAGCAGCTCTATATCGATACCATTTTTTTTACTAAAATCTAAGATATAATCAATATCTTCTTTCATCACACCATTTAACTCTAATGCGAATTCTAAATCTTTAAATGTCACATTTGCCCTTTTAACAAATATACTCCACCCCTTTGTTGTGGATCAATGATGCTTTCACATAACTACTACTGGCATTCAAGCCTATTTAACCTACACCTAAATTTTATATAAAATTATACTCTCAAAAAAAAAAAATTTTGCTAAAAATAACTTTAAAATTTTATTTTTTTAAACAATTATTCATCAATAAAATTATAAATTTTTTACTATTATATATGCTATAATTTATATAAAAGATAGGATTTATTTTATGCCGGAAAAAAAAATTATTGGGGCGAAAGAGATCATTTCTATTATTGATTTACAACTTTATGATTTAGATGCAAAAATAGATACTGGTGCAGATTCAAATGCTCTGCATTGTGATGATATATTTGTAGATGAAAATAACATTGTGCATTTTAAACTACTCGATAAAGTTCATGAAGCATATCACGGAAAAAAAATGCAAATACCTCTTTATCAAATGAAAAAGATAAGAAGTTCAAACGGAAAACTTCAGGAGAGACCTTCAATTCGTGTAAAAGTTAATTTTTTTGGAAAAGAGTACACTACTGTTATATCATTAACTAACCGTTCAGATATGAAATATCCTATGTTAATAGGAAGAAAATTTTTAGCTAATAAATTTTTAGTTGATGTTTCAAAAAAATATCTTACAAAATCTAAACAGGAAAAAAAATGAGAGTCTATATATTATCAAGAAACAAAGAGTTATACTCTACTAAAAGATTAGTTGAAGCTGCCGAGGAAAGAGGGTGGGAGGTAAGAGTGATTGACTACCTGAAATGTAGTATTGAAATTATGAAAGATGAACTTAAAATCAACTATTTAGGTAAAGAGCTGCCGACTCCTGACGCTATTATCCCAAGAATTGGAGCAAGCAGAACATTTTATGGTGCTGCAATGGTTAGACACTTTGAAATGATGGATGTTTTTTCCGTTACAGGCTCTTTGGCAATTAAAAGAAGCAGGGACAAACTAAGAAGTCTTCAAATCTTATCTAAAAATGGTGTGGACATGCCAAAAACTGTTTTTGCATCTAATAAATCAAGCGCCAAAGATGTTATAAAACTTAGCGGTGGCGCACCTTTAGTTCTTAAAATACTTGAAGGTACTCAAGGAGTCGGTGTTGTTTTAGTTGACAGTGAAAAAGCTGCTAAATCTGTACTTGATGCATTTTACGGGATGGATGTAAACCTGCTTGTTCAAGAGTATATAGAAGAAGCCGGAGGAGCTGATATAAGAGCCTTAATTGTAGGAGGAGAGGTAGTTGGTGCCATGAAAAGACAAGGAGCAGAAGGTGATTTTAGATCAAATCTGCATCAAGGGGGAAGTGCAACCGCCTATAAACTCTCAAGAAAAGAAAAAGCTATGGCACTAGCTGCTGCAAAAGCCATGGGACTTGGAATTTGCGGAGTTGATATGATACCTTCATCAAGAGGTCCATTGGTAATGGAAGTAAACTCTTCTCCAGGATTAGAAGGAATTGAAAAATCTACAAAAATTGATATAGCCGGAAAAATCATGAGCTATATTGAAAAAAATGTAACTCCTAAAAGTGAAATAAATGCAAAAAAAAGAAAATTAAAAAAAGATAGCATTGGAGCTTAAAAAATGCCCGATACAAGGTTGATTTTAGGTAATCAAGAGATACTTAAAGGTGCTAATTTAACCATAAATCTTGAATTGCCAAAATTATACAATACTCCTACACAGCTTCCTGTTCATGTTATAAGAGGGAGAAAAGAGGGACCTGTTGTATTTATAAGTGCTGCAATACATGGCGATGAGCTAAATGGTATAGAGATAATAAGACGACTGAGAAAATTAGACATTTTAAAAAAAATCAGAGGAACTCTCTTATTGGTTCCTATCGTCAATGTTTATGGAATCATGACACTCTCAAGATATCTACCCGACAGAAGAGATCTAAACCGAAGTTTTCCCGGAAGCATAAAAGGTTCCCTTGCAAGCAGAGTTGCAAAAATTTTTTTTGATGAAATAGTAAAAAAGTGTGATTTGGGAATAGATCTGCATACTGCTTCGATTCATAAATCAAATCTGCCTCAAGTTAGAACAAATATCGAAAATGAGTATACATTCAAACTTGCAAAAGCTTTTGAAGCTCCTGTTGTACTGCACTCTGAATTAAGAGACGGCTCACTTAGAGCTGTGGCTCAAGAAGAAGGTATACCTATACTTCTATATGAGGCAGGCGAAGCTTTACGATTTGATGAAAAATCTATTAGAATTGGAGTGCATGGTATAATAAATGTGCTTAGAGAAAACGGTATGCTTCCCAAAGTAGTAAAAAAAAGAGGTCAAAAAACTCCAATAATCACAAGAAATACTCAATGGATACGCTCAATAGAAAGCGGCATGCTAAGAACAATAAGAGCACTTGGAGATGTGGTGCGCAAAGATGAGATAGTTGCATTCATTGATGAACCCCTGGGAGATAAAAGTTTTGAGTTAAAAGCGCCTTTTGACGGAGTTATAATCGGAAAATCAGAAATCCCTTTAGTGCAGGAGGGAGATGCTATTTTTCATATAGCAAAATTTAGAA
Protein-coding regions in this window:
- a CDS encoding ATP-dependent zinc protease family protein, translating into MPEKKIIGAKEIISIIDLQLYDLDAKIDTGADSNALHCDDIFVDENNIVHFKLLDKVHEAYHGKKMQIPLYQMKKIRSSNGKLQERPSIRVKVNFFGKEYTTVISLTNRSDMKYPMLIGRKFLANKFLVDVSKKYLTKSKQEKK
- the rimK gene encoding 30S ribosomal protein S6--L-glutamate ligase, producing the protein MRVYILSRNKELYSTKRLVEAAEERGWEVRVIDYLKCSIEIMKDELKINYLGKELPTPDAIIPRIGASRTFYGAAMVRHFEMMDVFSVTGSLAIKRSRDKLRSLQILSKNGVDMPKTVFASNKSSAKDVIKLSGGAPLVLKILEGTQGVGVVLVDSEKAAKSVLDAFYGMDVNLLVQEYIEEAGGADIRALIVGGEVVGAMKRQGAEGDFRSNLHQGGSATAYKLSRKEKAMALAAAKAMGLGICGVDMIPSSRGPLVMEVNSSPGLEGIEKSTKIDIAGKIMSYIEKNVTPKSEINAKKRKLKKDSIGA
- a CDS encoding succinylglutamate desuccinylase/aspartoacylase family protein, yielding MPDTRLILGNQEILKGANLTINLELPKLYNTPTQLPVHVIRGRKEGPVVFISAAIHGDELNGIEIIRRLRKLDILKKIRGTLLLVPIVNVYGIMTLSRYLPDRRDLNRSFPGSIKGSLASRVAKIFFDEIVKKCDLGIDLHTASIHKSNLPQVRTNIENEYTFKLAKAFEAPVVLHSELRDGSLRAVAQEEGIPILLYEAGEALRFDEKSIRIGVHGIINVLRENGMLPKVVKKRGQKTPIITRNTQWIRSIESGMLRTIRALGDVVRKDEIVAFIDEPLGDKSFELKAPFDGVIIGKSEIPLVQEGDAIFHIAKFRNLEVAENKIEYFNENVIESSEFFELNDEEIIE